The following coding sequences lie in one Ictalurus furcatus strain D&B chromosome 7, Billie_1.0, whole genome shotgun sequence genomic window:
- the ap1g2 gene encoding AP-1 complex subunit gamma-like 2 isoform X2: MAPSVRLQEMIRAIRSARTQAEERAVIQRECAAIRAQFRQTDTDARFHNLAKLLYVHMLGYPAHFGQMECVHMIASSRYSEKRIGYLGAMMLLDEKQDASLLITNSIKNDLSHGSQHVQSLALCTLACMGSAEMCRDLAPEIERLLRSSSSYIRKKAALCAVHIVRKIPDMGEMFTPVAGSLLSERNHGVLHGAMVLITELCNRNPDTLEQFRKSVPQLVQIMKDLVTSGYSPEHNIAGISDPFLQIRILRLLRILGHNNDAASDLMNDLLAQVATNTDSSKTAGSAVLYETVLTVMDIKSESGLRVLAVNILGRFLLNNDRNIRYISMTSLQKIVQTDHNAVQRHRGTIVDCLKDQDASVKRRALQLSLALVTAANIRTMMKELLAFLSTCPPELRSNTASGIFNTAERYSPSQRWHIDTILHVLITAGSDVRDETVPNLVQLIATATKLHCYTVHKLYRALISDISQQSLVQVACWCIGEYGDLLLKGECEDIEPMQVTEDDVLDALETVLQSHMSASATRGFALTAIMKLSTRITANVDRIRSIVSIYCSCIDLELQQRAVEYNALFKKYDHIRAAVLERMPAVEKNSPVSTNGDVIRESIKDPNQHKPLAGVSVLPLEPANQACDLLDLLGETDTPLQESSVNVNTMPSSTSSSTSGNLLDLLGGLASPPAPNVTVYDVGGVSLKLQCDRQTETGITVTFTASNSTQSDVTNFTLQAAVPKSVQLQMKAPSGDVIPAQNHGTVTQTVLLNSTNKASLKMRVRVSYSNRGTVCQETIQIDTFPSPALN; this comes from the exons atgGCTCCATCAGTACGCCTACAGGAAATGATCCGGGCAATCCGGAGTGCCCGGACTCAGGCAGAGGAGCGGGCGGTTATCCAGCGAGAGTGTGCTGCCATCCGAGCGCAGTTTCGTCAAACTGACACCGATGCCCGCTTTCACAACCTAGCCAAGCTGTTATATGTGCACATGCTGGGCTATCCTGCACATTTTGGGCAG aTGGAGTGTGTACACATGATAGCCAGCTCACGATACAGCGAGAAAAGGATCGGTTACCTGGGTGCCATGATGCTCCTGGATGAGAAGCAGGATGCCAGCCTGCTTATCACCAACTCTATCAAGAA TGACCTTTCACACGGGAGTCAGCATGTGCAGTCTCTGGCCCTGTGCACTCTGGCCTGTATGGGTTCTGCGGAGATGTGTCGAGACCTGGCCCCTGAAATCGAGCGCCTCCTCAGGTCCTCCAGCTCCTACATCAGGAAAAAG GCAGCTTTGTGTGCCGTCCATATCGTGAGGAAAATTCCTGACATGGGAGAGATGTTCACACCTGTTGCAGGCTCCCTGCTCTCGGAGAGGAACCACG GAGTTCTACACGGTGCAATGGTTCTGATCACGGAGCTGTGTAACCGCAATCCTGACACTCTGGAGCAGTTCCGCAAG TCTGTTCCACAGCTGGTTCAAATAATGAAGGATCTGGTCACGTCAGGTTATTCTCCAGAACACAACATAGCCGGCATCAGTGACCCTTTCTTGCAG ATTCGCATTCTCAGATTGCTGAGGATTTTAGGTCACAATAACGACGCAGCAAGTGATCTTATGAATGATCTCCTAGCACAG GTGGCCACTAACACCGACAGCAGTAAGACTGCAGGCAGTGCTGTGCTGTATGAAACAGTTCTCACTGTCATGGACATCAAATCAGAAAGTGGTCTCCGG GTTCTTGCTGTGAATATTTTGGGACggtttcttttaaataatgataGGAATATCCG CTATATATCCATGACCTCGCTCCAGAAGATTGTTCAGACAGATCACAATGCAGTGCAGCGACACAGGGGTACTATCGTGGACTGCCTGAAGGACCAGGATGCTTCAGTTAAACG TCGCGCTTTACAGCTTTCCCTAGCTTTAGTAACTGCAGCGAACATCCGCACCATGATGAAAGAGCTTCTCGCTTTCCTCTCTACCTGTCCACCAGAACTTCGATCAAACACAGCATCTGGCATATTCAACACAGCTGAAAG gTATTCACCATCTCAACGCTGGCACATCGACACCATCCTGCATGTCCTCATCACG GCAGGGAGTGACGTGAGAGACGAGACCGTGCCCAACCTAGTTCAGCTCATTGCTACAGCGACCAAGCTTCACTGCTACACCGTTCACAAGCTTTACCGAGCACTAATCAGTGACATTTCACAG CAATCCCTGGTTCAAGTAGCCTGCTGGTGTATAGGGGAGTATGGTGACTTGCTGCTGAAAGGGGAGTGTGAGGACATAGAACCTATGCAG GTAACCGAGGACGATGTCCTTGATGCCTTGGAAACAGTCTTACAGTCACACATGTCAGCTTCCGCAACCAGGGGTTTTGCCCTAACTGCCATCATGAAGCTGAGTACCCGCATCACAGCCAATGTGGA CCGAATCAGGAGTATAGTTAGTATCTACTGCAGCTGCATTGATCTGGAGCTTCAGCAGAGAGCAGTGGAATACAACGCCCTCTTCAAAAAATATGACCACATAAG GGCTGCCGTGTTGGAGAGGATGCCAGCAGTTGAGAAGAACTCGCCCGTTTCCACCAATGGAGATGTAATCAGGGAGTCTATTAAAGATCCCAATCAGCACAAGCCACTTGCAGGGGTGTCGGTTTTGCCTCTGGAACCAGCAAATCAG GCGTGTGACCTTTTGGACTTGCTGGGTGAAACAGATACGCCTCTCCAGGAAAGCAGTGTAAACGTCAACACGATGCCCAGCTCTACTAGTTCAAGCACAAGCGGAAACCTGCTGGATTTGCTGGGAGGTCTAGCGTCCCCTCCTG CTCCTAATGTGACCGTGTATGACGTTGGAGGAGTGAGCCTGAAACTTCAGTgtgacagacaaacagagaccGGCATCACAGTCACATTCACTGCTTCTAACTCCACACAGAGTGATGTCACCAACTTCACCCTACAAGCAGCAGTACCTAAG
- the prmt5 gene encoding protein arginine N-methyltransferase 5, giving the protein MASASTGSRVSCGRDLSCVPEVADTLAAVAKLGFDFLCMPLFHPRFRREYELDPAKARPGAQTRSDLLLCGRDWNTLIVGKLSPWIDADSELTTERRNSEAALVQELNFCAYLGLPAFMIPLRGARCANLARVLLNHLHTGHHSSMYWIRVPLLAPEDTREDLVENEPSKQIDDADNEEKTWGWWHSFRTLCDYNKRICLAIEIGADVPSDNVIDKWLGEPIKAAILPTSIFLTNKKGFPVLSKAHQRIIFRLFKLESQFIFTGTSRHSDKEFRTYLQYLEYLNQNRPAPNAYELFAKGYEDYLQSPLQPLMDNLESQTYEVFEKDPIKYSQYQQAVYKCLIDRVPEEQKETNVQVLMVLGAGRGPLVNASLRAAKQADRKLRVYAVEKNPNAVVTLENWKFEEWGDQVTVVSCDMREWTAPEKADIIVSELLGSFGDNELSPECLDGAQHFLKEGGVSIPCSYTSFLAPLSSSKLYNEVRGCRERDKDPECHFETPYVVRLHNFHQLADPKPCFTFVHPTTDMNNNRYQCLCFTMSCNSVLHGFAGYFETTLYKDVMLSIRPETHSPGMFSWFPILFPLKQPIPLSGGDEVSVKFWRCNNGKKVWYEWAVTDPICSAIHNPAGRSYTIGL; this is encoded by the exons ATGGCGTCTGCCAGCACAGGGAGCAGGGTGTCCTGCGGGAGAGATTTAAGTTGTGTTCCCGAGGTAGCGGATACACTCGCCGCAGTCGCAAAACTAGG ctttGACTTCCTGTGCATGCCCCTCTTCCATCCTCGTTTCCGAAGAGAGTATGAACTGGACCCTGCTAAGGCCAGACCCGGAGCTCAAACCCGCTCTGACCTGCTGCTGTGTGGACGTG ACTGGAACACGCTTATTGTGGGGAAGCTCTCCCCATGGATAGATGCCGACTCGGAACTGACCACCGAGCGCAGGAACTCCGAGGCA GCACTGGTACAGGAGCTGAATTTCTGTGCCTACCTGGGGTTACCTGCATTCATGATTCCACTGAGGGGTGCACGGTGTGCCAACTTGGCCCGAGTCCTGCTAAACCACTTACATACTGGACACCATTCTTCCATG TATTGGATCCGAGTTCCCCTGTTAGCACCCGAGGACACTCGTGAAGACCTCGTTGAAAACGAGCCGAGTAAACAAATAGATGATGCTGACAACGAAGAGAAGACCTGGGGCTG GTGGCATTCATTCAGAACACTTTGTGACTACAACAAAAGAATTTGCCTTG CCATTGAGATCGGGGCAGATGTTCCCTCTGACAACGTGATTGACAAGTGGCTTGGGGAACCAATCAAAGCTGCCATTCTTCCCACCAGCATATTCCTGACTAATAAGAAAGGATTTCCGGTGCTCTCAAAAGCCCATCAGAGGATCATTTTCCGCCTCTTCAAG CTCGAGTCGCAGTTTATATTTACTGGGACAAGTCGCCACAGTGACAAGGAGTTCCGCACCTACCTGCAGTACCTAGAATACCTCAACCAAAACCGTCCAGCACCCAACGCTTATGAGCTGTTCGCCAAGGGATATGAGGACTACCTGCAGTCACCATTACAG cCTCTGATGGACAATTTGGAGTCACAGACGTATGAGGTTTTCGAAAAAGATCCCATTAAGTATTCACAATACCAGCAG GCTGTGTATAAATGTCTGATAGACAGAGTTCCCGAGGAGCAAAAAGAAACCAATGTACA GGTGCTGATGGTGCTAGGTGCTGGACGTGGCCCTCTGGTGAATGCCTCGCTACGTGCCGCCAAGCAGGCAGACAGAAAGCTGCGTGTGTATGCTGTTGAAAAGAACCCCAATGCTGTTGTCAC ACTGGAGAACTGGAAGTTTGAAGAATGGGGAGATCAGGTGACCGTTGTATCATGTGACATGCGGGAGTGGACCGCTCCAGAGAAAGCTGACATCATTGTCAGTGAGCTTTTAGGATCTTTTGGTGACAATGAGCTTTCGCCTGAGTGCCTTGATGGAGCGCAGCACTTTCTTAAAG aagGTGGAGTGAGTATTCCCTGCTCCTACACCTCGTTTTTGGCACCCCTGTCCTCATCAAAGCTGTATAATGAAGTTCGAGGGTGTCGGGAGCGCGACAAGGACCCTGAGTGCCATTTTGAGACCCCATATGTAGTGAGGCTCCACAACTTCCACCAGCTTGCTGACCCCAAACCCTGCTTTACCTTTGTACACCCAACCACAG ATATGAACAACAATAGATACCAGTGTCTGTGTTTCACCATGTCCTGTAACTCTGTGCTTCATGGTTTTGCTGGATATTTTGAGACCACGTTGTACAAAGACGTCATGCTTA GTATTAGACCAGAGACCCACTCACCAGGAATGTTCTCCTGGTTCCCAATCCTCTTTCCTCTCAAG CAACCCATTCCCCTGTCTGGTGGCGATGAGGTGAGTGTGAAGTTCTGGAGGTGTAACAACGGGAAGAAGGTGTGGTACGAGTGGGCTGTCACCGATCCCATCTGCTCGGCCATTCACAACCCCGCGGGACGGTCTTACACTATTGGCTTGTAG
- the ap1g2 gene encoding AP-1 complex subunit gamma-like 2 isoform X1, whose amino-acid sequence MAPSVRLQEMIRAIRSARTQAEERAVIQRECAAIRAQFRQTDTDARFHNLAKLLYVHMLGYPAHFGQMECVHMIASSRYSEKRIGYLGAMMLLDEKQDASLLITNSIKNDLSHGSQHVQSLALCTLACMGSAEMCRDLAPEIERLLRSSSSYIRKKAALCAVHIVRKIPDMGEMFTPVAGSLLSERNHGVLHGAMVLITELCNRNPDTLEQFRKSVPQLVQIMKDLVTSGYSPEHNIAGISDPFLQIRILRLLRILGHNNDAASDLMNDLLAQVATNTDSSKTAGSAVLYETVLTVMDIKSESGLRVLAVNILGRFLLNNDRNIRYISMTSLQKIVQTDHNAVQRHRGTIVDCLKDQDASVKRRALQLSLALVTAANIRTMMKELLAFLSTCPPELRSNTASGIFNTAERYSPSQRWHIDTILHVLITAGSDVRDETVPNLVQLIATATKLHCYTVHKLYRALISDISQQSLVQVACWCIGEYGDLLLKGECEDIEPMQVTEDDVLDALETVLQSHMSASATRGFALTAIMKLSTRITANVDRIRSIVSIYCSCIDLELQQRAVEYNALFKKYDHIRAAVLERMPAVEKNSPVSTNGDVIRESIKDPNQHKPLAGVSVLPLEPANQACDLLDLLGETDTPLQESSVNVNTMPSSTSSSTSGNLLDLLGGLASPPGTPAPNVTVYDVGGVSLKLQCDRQTETGITVTFTASNSTQSDVTNFTLQAAVPKSVQLQMKAPSGDVIPAQNHGTVTQTVLLNSTNKASLKMRVRVSYSNRGTVCQETIQIDTFPSPALN is encoded by the exons atgGCTCCATCAGTACGCCTACAGGAAATGATCCGGGCAATCCGGAGTGCCCGGACTCAGGCAGAGGAGCGGGCGGTTATCCAGCGAGAGTGTGCTGCCATCCGAGCGCAGTTTCGTCAAACTGACACCGATGCCCGCTTTCACAACCTAGCCAAGCTGTTATATGTGCACATGCTGGGCTATCCTGCACATTTTGGGCAG aTGGAGTGTGTACACATGATAGCCAGCTCACGATACAGCGAGAAAAGGATCGGTTACCTGGGTGCCATGATGCTCCTGGATGAGAAGCAGGATGCCAGCCTGCTTATCACCAACTCTATCAAGAA TGACCTTTCACACGGGAGTCAGCATGTGCAGTCTCTGGCCCTGTGCACTCTGGCCTGTATGGGTTCTGCGGAGATGTGTCGAGACCTGGCCCCTGAAATCGAGCGCCTCCTCAGGTCCTCCAGCTCCTACATCAGGAAAAAG GCAGCTTTGTGTGCCGTCCATATCGTGAGGAAAATTCCTGACATGGGAGAGATGTTCACACCTGTTGCAGGCTCCCTGCTCTCGGAGAGGAACCACG GAGTTCTACACGGTGCAATGGTTCTGATCACGGAGCTGTGTAACCGCAATCCTGACACTCTGGAGCAGTTCCGCAAG TCTGTTCCACAGCTGGTTCAAATAATGAAGGATCTGGTCACGTCAGGTTATTCTCCAGAACACAACATAGCCGGCATCAGTGACCCTTTCTTGCAG ATTCGCATTCTCAGATTGCTGAGGATTTTAGGTCACAATAACGACGCAGCAAGTGATCTTATGAATGATCTCCTAGCACAG GTGGCCACTAACACCGACAGCAGTAAGACTGCAGGCAGTGCTGTGCTGTATGAAACAGTTCTCACTGTCATGGACATCAAATCAGAAAGTGGTCTCCGG GTTCTTGCTGTGAATATTTTGGGACggtttcttttaaataatgataGGAATATCCG CTATATATCCATGACCTCGCTCCAGAAGATTGTTCAGACAGATCACAATGCAGTGCAGCGACACAGGGGTACTATCGTGGACTGCCTGAAGGACCAGGATGCTTCAGTTAAACG TCGCGCTTTACAGCTTTCCCTAGCTTTAGTAACTGCAGCGAACATCCGCACCATGATGAAAGAGCTTCTCGCTTTCCTCTCTACCTGTCCACCAGAACTTCGATCAAACACAGCATCTGGCATATTCAACACAGCTGAAAG gTATTCACCATCTCAACGCTGGCACATCGACACCATCCTGCATGTCCTCATCACG GCAGGGAGTGACGTGAGAGACGAGACCGTGCCCAACCTAGTTCAGCTCATTGCTACAGCGACCAAGCTTCACTGCTACACCGTTCACAAGCTTTACCGAGCACTAATCAGTGACATTTCACAG CAATCCCTGGTTCAAGTAGCCTGCTGGTGTATAGGGGAGTATGGTGACTTGCTGCTGAAAGGGGAGTGTGAGGACATAGAACCTATGCAG GTAACCGAGGACGATGTCCTTGATGCCTTGGAAACAGTCTTACAGTCACACATGTCAGCTTCCGCAACCAGGGGTTTTGCCCTAACTGCCATCATGAAGCTGAGTACCCGCATCACAGCCAATGTGGA CCGAATCAGGAGTATAGTTAGTATCTACTGCAGCTGCATTGATCTGGAGCTTCAGCAGAGAGCAGTGGAATACAACGCCCTCTTCAAAAAATATGACCACATAAG GGCTGCCGTGTTGGAGAGGATGCCAGCAGTTGAGAAGAACTCGCCCGTTTCCACCAATGGAGATGTAATCAGGGAGTCTATTAAAGATCCCAATCAGCACAAGCCACTTGCAGGGGTGTCGGTTTTGCCTCTGGAACCAGCAAATCAG GCGTGTGACCTTTTGGACTTGCTGGGTGAAACAGATACGCCTCTCCAGGAAAGCAGTGTAAACGTCAACACGATGCCCAGCTCTACTAGTTCAAGCACAAGCGGAAACCTGCTGGATTTGCTGGGAGGTCTAGCGTCCCCTCCTGGTACTCCTG CTCCTAATGTGACCGTGTATGACGTTGGAGGAGTGAGCCTGAAACTTCAGTgtgacagacaaacagagaccGGCATCACAGTCACATTCACTGCTTCTAACTCCACACAGAGTGATGTCACCAACTTCACCCTACAAGCAGCAGTACCTAAG